From Piliocolobus tephrosceles isolate RC106 chromosome 16, ASM277652v3, whole genome shotgun sequence, the proteins below share one genomic window:
- the LRRC45 gene encoding leucine-rich repeat-containing protein 45, whose translation MEEFRRSYSRLCRESGAEPQKAVLQQLHQLPRGRLDLATQSLTVETCRALGKLLPREMLCTELVLSDCMLSEEGATLLLRGLCANTVLRFLDLKGNNLRAAGAEALGKLLQQNKSIQSLTLEWNSLGTWDDAFATFCGGLAANGALQQLDLRNNQINHKGAEELALALKGNTTLQQLDLRWNNIGLLGGRALMNCLPSNRTLWRLDLAGNNISGDVLRAVEQAMGHSQDRLTTFQENQARTHVLSKEVQHLREEKSKQFLDLMETIDKQREEMAKSSRASAARVGQLQEALNERHSIINALKAKLQMTEAALALSEQKAQDLGELLATAEQEQLSLSQRQAKELKLEQQV comes from the exons ATGGAGGAGTTCCGGCGCTCCTACAGCCGCCTGTGCAGGGAGAGTGGGGCCGAGCCCCAGAAGGCTGTCCTGCAGCAGCTGCACCAGCTTCCCAGGGGCCGGCTGGACCTGGCCACGCAGAGCCTGACGGTGGAGACCTGCAGGGCCCTGGGCAAGCTGCTGCCGAGGGAGATGCTGTGCACAGAGCTGGTCCTGAGTGACTGCATGCTCAGCGAAGAAG GGGCCACGCTGCTGCTCCGAGGCCTGTGTGCCAACACCGTGCTGCGCTTTCTGGACTTGAAG GGCAACAACCTTCGGGCTGCAGGGGCCGAGGCTCTGGGAAAACTCCTCCAACAGAACAAGTCCATTCAGAG CCTCACGCTGGAGTGGAACAGCCTGGGCACGTGGGACGATGCCTTTGCCACCTTCTGCGGGGGCCTGGCGGCCAACGGCGCCCTGCAGCAGCTGGACCTCCGCAACAACCAGATCAATCACAAGGGCGCTGAGGAGCTGGCCCTCGCCCTGAAGGGCAACACCACCCTCCAGCAGCTGG ACCTGCGCTGGAATAATATTGGCCTCCTGGGAGGCCGGGCCCTCATGAACTGTCTCCCCAGCAACAGAACCCTGTGGAGGCTGGACCTGGCTGGGAACAACATCTCCGGAGATGTCCTCAGAGCCGTGG AGCAAGCCATGGGCCACAGCCAGGACCGGCTCACCACCTTCCAGGAGAACCAAGCCCGCACTCACGTCCTCAGCAAGGAGGTGCAGCACCTCCGGGAGGAGAAGTCCAAGCAG TTTCTGGACTTGATGGAGACCATTGATAAGCAGCGGGAAGAGATGGCCAAGAGCAGCAG GGCGTCGGCAGCCCGCGTAGGACAGCTTCAGGAAGCCCTGAATGAGAGGCACTCCATCATCAACGCTCTCAAGGCCAA GCTGCAGATGACGGAGGCCGCCCTGGCTCTGTCAGAGCAGAAGGCCCAGGACCTGGGGGAGCTCCTGGCCACAGCGGAGCAGGAGCAGCTGAGCCTATCGCAGAGGCAGGCCAAGGAGCTCAAGCTGGAGCAGCAGGTG